One part of the Lagopus muta isolate bLagMut1 chromosome 37 unlocalized genomic scaffold, bLagMut1 primary SUPER_37_unloc_3, whole genome shotgun sequence genome encodes these proteins:
- the LOC125687538 gene encoding LOW QUALITY PROTEIN: histone H3.3A-like (The sequence of the model RefSeq protein was modified relative to this genomic sequence to represent the inferred CDS: deleted 1 base in 1 codon), with amino-acid sequence MARTKQTARKSTGGKAPRKQLATKAARKSAPSTGGVKKPHRYRPGTVALREIRRYQKSTELLIRKLPFQRLVREIAQDFKTDLRFQSAAIGALQEASEAYLVGLFEDTNLCAIHAKRVTIMPKDIQLARRIRGERA; translated from the exons ATGGCCCGCACCAAGCAGACGGCCCGCAAGTCCACGGGCGGTAAAGCACCGCGCAAGCAGCTGGCCACCAAGGCGGCCCGCAAGAGCGCCCCGTCCACCGGCGGCGTCAAAAAGCCGCACCGATACCG GCCCGGCACTGTGGCGCTGAGGGAGATCCGGCGG TACCAGAaatccacagagctgctgatcCGCAAGCTGCCCTTCCAGCGCCTGGTGCGTGAGATCGCCCAGGACTTCAAGACTGATCTGCGCTTCCAGAGCGCCGCCATCGGAGCACTGCAG GAGGCGAGCGAGGCGTACCTGGTGGGGCTGTTTGAGGACACCAACCTGTGCGCCATCCACGCCAAGCGTGTCACCATCATGCCCAAGGACATCCAGCTGGCACGGCGCATCCGCGGCGAGCGTGCCTGA
- the SELENOW gene encoding selenoprotein W, translating into MPLRVTVLYCGAUGYKPKYERLRAELEKRFPGALEMRGQGTKEVTGWFEVTVGGRLVHSKKNGDGFVDTDAKLQRLVAAIQAALP; encoded by the exons ATGCCGCTCCGTGTCACCGTGCTCTACTG CGGAGCCTGAGGCTACAAACCCAAG TACGAACGGCTGCGGGCCGAGCTGGAGAAGCGCTTCCCCGGAGCGCTGGAGATG CGAGGCCAGGGCACGAAGGAGGTGACGGGATGGTTCGAGGTGACGGTGGGCGGCCGCCTGGTGCACTCCAAGAAG AACGGCGACGGCTTCGTGGACACAGACGCCAAACTGCAGCGCCTTGTGGCCGCCATCCAAGCCGCCCTGCCGTAG